Proteins from a single region of Deltaproteobacteria bacterium GWC2_55_46:
- a CDS encoding single-stranded DNA-binding protein, whose product MAGVNKVILLGNLGADPEIRYTPGGMAVVNFRLATSETRANKEGQKETKTEWHRVVAFGKLAEVCGEYLSKGKQVYIEGKIQTRSWEKDGEKKYTTEILANQMQMLGSRESGAAASASDVSVDEIPPSDIDDVPF is encoded by the coding sequence ATGGCAGGCGTTAATAAGGTCATATTGTTAGGCAATCTGGGTGCGGACCCGGAGATACGCTATACCCCCGGCGGGATGGCGGTGGTGAACTTCAGGCTCGCGACCAGCGAGACCAGGGCCAACAAGGAAGGGCAGAAGGAGACCAAGACCGAATGGCACAGGGTCGTAGCCTTCGGCAAGCTCGCTGAAGTTTGCGGCGAGTACCTTTCAAAGGGCAAACAGGTCTACATAGAAGGCAAGATCCAGACCCGTTCATGGGAAAAGGACGGTGAAAAGAAGTATACTACCGAGATCCTGGCGAACCAGATGCAGATGCTCGGCAGCAGGGAAAGCGGCGCGGCAGCAAGCGCCTCTGACGTGTCGGTCGACGAGATACCGCCATCGGACATAGACGACGTGCCGTTTTAG
- a CDS encoding pyruvate dehydrogenase (acetyl-transferring) E1 component subunit alpha, translating into MPIKTIATFEVKSIQIINEKGEADEGLLPPLSEGEFKRFFETIILARTFNHRALSLQREGRIGTYASIWGQEASQIGSALAFGDGDWLFPSFRESGVFVARGYPIWMLYRYWAGDERGMQVPEEFNLFPMSVPVGTQIPHATGAAWAMKLKGDRKAAAVYFGDGGSSKGDFHEGLNFAGVFKAPVIFLCQNNQWAISVPRSRQTAAETIAQKAAAYGFEGVQVDGNDVVAVYKATKEAIQKAYSGGGPTLIECFTYRLDDHTTADDSSRYRSDEEVESWKAKEPLIRLRIYMEKKGWWSKEYEEGINRGAQEKVDSEIKKAEAYAPPDPADIIKYTYAELTPRQRRDLKERGWQS; encoded by the coding sequence ATGCCGATAAAGACTATCGCTACCTTCGAAGTAAAAAGCATCCAGATAATAAACGAAAAGGGCGAGGCTGACGAGGGGCTTTTGCCGCCTCTTTCCGAGGGGGAGTTCAAGAGGTTCTTCGAGACCATAATACTCGCCAGGACCTTTAACCACCGGGCATTGAGCCTTCAGAGGGAGGGACGTATCGGCACTTACGCCTCTATCTGGGGGCAGGAGGCCTCTCAGATAGGCTCTGCCTTAGCCTTCGGGGACGGCGACTGGCTCTTCCCATCGTTCAGGGAATCCGGCGTCTTCGTGGCCAGGGGCTATCCCATCTGGATGCTCTACCGCTACTGGGCCGGGGACGAGCGTGGCATGCAGGTGCCTGAGGAGTTTAACCTCTTCCCGATGAGCGTTCCTGTTGGCACGCAGATACCACACGCCACGGGCGCGGCCTGGGCGATGAAGCTCAAGGGAGACAGGAAGGCCGCCGCCGTCTACTTCGGCGACGGCGGGTCGTCAAAGGGGGATTTCCACGAGGGGCTCAACTTCGCCGGGGTCTTCAAGGCCCCTGTTATCTTCCTCTGCCAGAACAACCAATGGGCCATATCGGTACCAAGGTCGAGGCAGACCGCGGCGGAGACTATCGCCCAGAAGGCGGCCGCATACGGATTTGAGGGCGTTCAGGTCGACGGCAACGACGTGGTGGCTGTCTACAAGGCGACGAAAGAGGCAATTCAAAAGGCGTATAGCGGCGGCGGGCCGACCCTTATCGAGTGCTTCACCTACAGGCTCGACGACCATACCACAGCCGACGATTCCTCAAGGTACAGAAGCGATGAAGAGGTAGAGTCATGGAAGGCGAAGGAGCCTCTTATAAGGCTCAGGATCTATATGGAAAAAAAGGGCTGGTGGTCAAAAGAGTATGAGGAAGGCATCAATAGGGGCGCCCAGGAAAAGGTCGATTCCGAGATAAAAAAGGCCGAGGCCTACGCCCCCCCTGATCCGGCAGACATCATCAAATACACATACGCCGAACTCACGCCGAGGCAGAGGCGCGACCTCAAGGAGCGCGGATGGCAAAGCTGA
- a CDS encoding 2-oxoisovalerate dehydrogenase: MAKLNLVQAINQALSEEMERDSNVVIIGEDVGKDGGVFRVTQGLMDRFGPERVIDTPLSELGIIGSAVGLSAYGLKPVAEIQFMGFTYAGVEQLFSHASRIRSRSRGRFSCPMVVRAPYGIGIKPPELHSESTEAIFCQMPGLKVVVPSTPYSAKGLLLSAIRDPDPVLFLEASRLYRSVKSEVPEGEYSIPLGKASIYQEGADITVVSWGTMLHRAAEASEDFDCEIIDLQTLRPYDEEAVLQSVKKTGRLVIVHEAPRMAGFGAELAALVAEEAFEYLKAPVIRVTAPDAVIPMARLEDYYMPSQESIKKAYEKVMKY, encoded by the coding sequence ATGGCAAAGCTGAACCTGGTACAGGCCATAAACCAGGCGCTTTCTGAGGAGATGGAGCGCGACAGCAACGTCGTTATTATCGGCGAGGACGTCGGCAAGGACGGTGGCGTCTTCAGGGTCACCCAGGGGCTCATGGACAGGTTCGGCCCTGAGCGCGTGATAGATACCCCCCTTTCAGAGCTTGGCATAATCGGCAGCGCAGTGGGGCTTTCAGCTTACGGCTTAAAGCCGGTAGCAGAGATCCAGTTCATGGGGTTTACCTATGCCGGGGTCGAGCAGCTCTTTTCACACGCCTCCCGCATACGCTCCCGGTCGAGGGGGCGCTTCTCCTGCCCGATGGTCGTGCGCGCGCCTTACGGCATTGGCATAAAGCCGCCGGAGCTTCATTCAGAATCGACCGAGGCCATTTTCTGCCAGATGCCGGGGCTCAAGGTGGTCGTTCCCTCTACGCCTTACAGCGCAAAGGGACTGCTCCTTTCCGCGATAAGGGACCCGGACCCGGTCTTGTTCCTTGAGGCCTCCAGGCTCTACAGGTCGGTAAAGTCAGAGGTGCCGGAGGGGGAGTATTCCATCCCTCTCGGCAAGGCCTCTATCTATCAGGAGGGGGCCGATATAACGGTGGTGTCATGGGGCACCATGCTCCACAGGGCCGCCGAGGCCTCCGAGGACTTTGACTGCGAGATAATAGACCTCCAGACGCTCAGGCCATACGATGAAGAGGCGGTGCTTCAATCGGTCAAAAAGACCGGGCGTCTCGTCATAGTGCACGAGGCCCCGAGGATGGCCGGTTTCGGCGCGGAGCTGGCCGCGCTCGTGGCAGAGGAGGCGTTCGAGTATTTGAAGGCCCCTGTCATAAGGGTGACCGCGCCCGACGCCGTCATCCCGATGGCGAGGCTTGAGGACTATTACATGCCCTCGCAGGAGAGCATAAAGAAGGCGTATGAGAAGGTGATGAAGTACTAA
- a CDS encoding superoxide dismutase: MPHQPKKFDIRPEGLSEAQITNHRDILYVGYVNKLNEIEERQRKLDTSTANQVFSDWRAVKIEESFALNGVILHEYYFENLTGKGGKPTAKLGELISREWGSFEKWSEEFKASGLACRGWVILALSIYDGKLHNFCLDAHNEKVPINIVPILVMDVYEHAYFLDYGAKRAPYIDAFMKNINWNICQKRLERVDLDQVMKEAAS; this comes from the coding sequence ATGCCACACCAGCCGAAGAAGTTCGACATCAGGCCAGAGGGCCTCTCAGAGGCGCAGATAACCAACCACCGGGACATCCTTTACGTGGGGTACGTAAACAAGCTCAACGAAATAGAGGAGAGGCAGCGTAAGCTGGACACCTCTACAGCCAACCAGGTCTTCTCCGACTGGAGGGCGGTCAAGATAGAGGAGAGCTTCGCTCTGAACGGCGTCATCCTCCACGAGTATTACTTCGAGAACCTCACGGGCAAGGGCGGCAAACCTACGGCCAAGCTCGGGGAGCTCATCTCAAGGGAATGGGGCTCGTTCGAGAAATGGAGCGAGGAGTTCAAGGCCTCAGGCCTTGCGTGCAGGGGCTGGGTAATACTTGCCCTCTCCATCTATGACGGCAAGCTCCACAACTTCTGCCTTGATGCCCATAACGAAAAGGTGCCTATAAACATCGTCCCCATCCTTGTGATGGACGTCTACGAGCACGCCTATTTCCTGGACTACGGCGCGAAGAGGGCGCCCTACATCGACGCCTTCATGAAGAACATCAACTGGAACATCTGCCAGAAGAGGCTTGAGAGGGTCGACCTCGATCAGGTCATGAAAGAGGCCGCAAGCTGA
- a CDS encoding inositol monophosphatase produces the protein MRAEIRKIAIETAIGAGRLLKEKLGGVNRVEFKGAIDLVTEADRSSERFIMGEVQKAFPGHGILSEESPEVVSKSPYKWIIDPLDGTTNYSHAFPFFCVSIAFEEAGEVTFGAVYDPMLDELFTAEKEKGAALNGAPIRVSGTNTLDRSLLATGFPYDLRSTKDNNLDNFSAFSLKAQAIRRAGSAALDLCYTACGRFDGYWEMKLRPWDVAAGALIVAEAGGVLTDFKGGPFSIYGKECLASNGLIHESMTRVLTGR, from the coding sequence ATGAGAGCTGAGATAAGAAAAATCGCGATAGAGACCGCCATTGGGGCCGGAAGGCTCCTGAAGGAGAAGCTTGGCGGCGTTAACAGGGTAGAGTTCAAAGGCGCTATAGACCTCGTCACAGAGGCGGACCGCTCTTCTGAAAGATTCATCATGGGGGAGGTACAAAAGGCCTTCCCCGGACACGGGATACTCTCCGAGGAGAGTCCGGAGGTCGTAAGCAAATCTCCTTACAAGTGGATAATCGACCCGTTGGATGGCACAACCAACTACTCGCACGCCTTCCCCTTCTTCTGCGTGTCAATAGCATTTGAAGAGGCCGGGGAGGTCACCTTCGGCGCTGTCTATGACCCGATGCTCGACGAGCTTTTTACGGCTGAAAAAGAAAAAGGCGCGGCCCTTAACGGAGCGCCCATACGGGTGTCCGGGACAAATACCCTGGACAGGAGCCTCCTTGCCACCGGCTTCCCGTATGATCTCCGCTCCACGAAGGATAACAACCTCGATAACTTCTCGGCCTTTTCGCTCAAGGCGCAGGCCATAAGGCGGGCAGGTTCAGCCGCCCTGGACCTCTGCTATACGGCATGCGGCAGGTTCGACGGCTACTGGGAGATGAAGCTCCGCCCCTGGGACGTGGCGGCCGGGGCGCTTATCGTGGCAGAGGCGGGAGGGGTCCTTACGGATTTCAAGGGCGGCCCTTTCTCGATATACGGCAAAGAGTGCCTCGCCTCAAACGGCCTCATACACGAGAGCATGACAAGGGTGCTAACAGGTCGCTAA
- a CDS encoding protease — MTRPEVIAPAGNLASLKAAVDSGADAVYLGFNDATNARNFEGLNFTSSELAEGIKYVRSKGRQFYVAINTFPQGEDFPKWYKAVDSAMEMKADAVIIANVGVLRYARQKYPDATLHLSTQASSSNYESINFYRKHFGIKRVVLPRVLTIEEIKHLKERTEVEIEVFALGGLCINIEGRCYLSSYVTGASTNTEGACSPSRFVRFNSNDDGGMSIALNGMTLNKLGKDESSPYPTCCKGRYTGPDGGYAYIFEEPESLNVLEIIPGLIDAGVAALKIEGRQRTKSYVGAMTRVMREAVDSCWKDRAGYTVRPEWSSKTVATFEGSRQTLGSYLTK; from the coding sequence ATGACCAGGCCAGAAGTAATCGCTCCAGCAGGAAACCTCGCCTCTTTAAAGGCCGCCGTCGACAGCGGCGCCGACGCCGTATACCTTGGCTTCAACGACGCTACCAACGCCCGCAACTTCGAAGGCCTCAACTTTACCTCATCTGAGCTTGCCGAGGGGATAAAGTACGTGCGCTCAAAGGGGCGGCAGTTCTACGTCGCCATCAATACCTTCCCGCAGGGGGAGGACTTCCCAAAATGGTACAAGGCCGTTGACAGCGCGATGGAGATGAAGGCCGACGCGGTCATCATCGCCAACGTGGGCGTGCTCCGCTACGCAAGGCAGAAGTACCCGGACGCGACCCTGCACCTTTCCACGCAGGCGAGCTCGTCGAACTACGAATCGATCAATTTCTACCGGAAGCACTTCGGCATAAAGCGCGTAGTCCTGCCGCGCGTCCTGACCATCGAGGAGATAAAGCACCTGAAGGAACGGACCGAGGTGGAGATAGAGGTCTTCGCCCTCGGGGGGCTCTGCATAAACATCGAGGGCAGGTGTTATCTGTCATCATACGTTACCGGGGCTTCGACCAATACCGAGGGGGCCTGCTCGCCTTCGCGCTTCGTCCGCTTCAATTCAAACGATGACGGCGGCATGTCTATCGCCCTCAACGGCATGACGCTCAACAAGCTCGGAAAGGACGAGTCCTCGCCATACCCCACCTGTTGCAAAGGGCGCTACACGGGGCCTGACGGCGGGTACGCCTATATATTCGAAGAGCCGGAGTCGCTTAACGTCCTCGAGATAATCCCTGGGCTTATCGATGCCGGTGTGGCGGCCCTGAAGATAGAGGGCAGGCAGAGGACAAAGAGCTATGTGGGGGCCATGACCAGGGTGATGCGAGAGGCGGTAGACTCCTGCTGGAAGGATAGGGCGGGTTACACAGTAAGGCCCGAATGGAGCTCGAAGACCGTCGCCACCTTCGAGGGCAGCAGGCAGACCCTGGGCTCGTATCTTACAAAATAA
- a CDS encoding branched-chain alpha-keto acid dehydrogenase subunit E2, translating to MEFEFKLPDLGEGITEGEVVKWRVNVGDRVEEHQVVVEVETDKAIVEVPSPRGGKVSLINRKEGETVSVGAVLMKIETGEAAAAPPEKKAEEEKKARPPSVSVVGALPEKEEVMAAPKARALAKKLGVELAGVTGTGPGGIVTESDVKGASEGRKPAPPQPKEEKRPEAEKPEARAAGQDKYGQVERIPIRGVRKAIAKNLLASQRTAAFVTGMDDADVTELWTLRKREGKVAKEKGAHLTFLPFFMKAAQHALQAYPMVNASVDEKTEEIVVKKYYNIGVAVDTPEGLMVSVVKNVEKKTILELATELQELSIKARDRKITLEELKGSTFTISNFGTFGGTYATPIINFPDVAILGTGKISERPWVVDGSIAVRKVLPISFTFDHRIIDGADAARFVNKVKALLEDPGRIFIESA from the coding sequence ATGGAGTTTGAATTTAAATTGCCCGACCTTGGGGAAGGCATAACCGAGGGCGAGGTCGTGAAATGGCGAGTTAATGTCGGCGACCGCGTCGAGGAGCACCAGGTGGTGGTCGAGGTCGAAACCGACAAGGCCATCGTTGAGGTCCCATCCCCCAGGGGCGGCAAGGTCTCTCTGATAAACAGGAAAGAGGGAGAGACGGTGAGCGTCGGCGCCGTCCTTATGAAGATAGAGACCGGAGAGGCCGCTGCCGCGCCCCCCGAAAAAAAGGCGGAAGAGGAGAAGAAGGCAAGGCCTCCTTCGGTTTCGGTTGTCGGGGCCCTTCCCGAAAAGGAGGAGGTAATGGCGGCCCCGAAGGCGCGGGCGCTGGCCAAAAAACTCGGGGTAGAGCTCGCGGGAGTTACCGGCACAGGCCCCGGCGGCATCGTAACCGAATCTGACGTAAAGGGCGCGAGCGAGGGGCGCAAGCCCGCCCCGCCTCAGCCGAAAGAGGAGAAAAGGCCGGAGGCGGAGAAGCCGGAGGCCAGGGCGGCAGGCCAGGACAAGTACGGCCAGGTGGAGAGGATCCCCATAAGGGGCGTCCGGAAGGCCATAGCCAAAAACCTCCTTGCGAGCCAGAGGACGGCGGCCTTTGTAACAGGCATGGACGACGCGGATGTGACAGAGCTGTGGACGCTCAGGAAACGCGAGGGCAAGGTCGCCAAGGAAAAGGGGGCGCACCTTACTTTCCTGCCTTTTTTCATGAAGGCGGCCCAGCACGCGCTTCAGGCATATCCGATGGTCAACGCCTCGGTCGATGAGAAGACCGAGGAGATAGTGGTCAAAAAGTATTACAACATCGGGGTCGCCGTCGATACGCCCGAAGGGCTCATGGTATCAGTCGTCAAGAACGTGGAGAAGAAGACCATATTGGAGCTTGCCACAGAGCTGCAGGAGCTTTCAATAAAGGCGCGCGACAGGAAGATAACACTGGAGGAATTGAAGGGATCGACCTTCACGATAAGCAACTTTGGCACCTTCGGCGGCACCTACGCGACCCCCATAATAAACTTCCCTGACGTCGCGATACTCGGCACCGGCAAGATAAGTGAGCGGCCCTGGGTGGTTGACGGGTCTATAGCCGTAAGAAAGGTGCTGCCGATATCCTTCACCTTCGACCACAGGATAATAGACGGGGCGGACGCGGCGCGCTTTGTTAACAAAGTGAAGGCCCTGCTCGAAGACCCGGGCAGGATATTCATAGAGAGCGCGTAG